A single Candidatus Rubidus massiliensis DNA region contains:
- a CDS encoding Protein-disulfide isomerase, with amino-acid sequence MLKSEKISFTISTLAILAGLILTIVSALHLCSESCAPTQNYRILGLDFSTFGLIFFPLLLGSHLLSKNSPLLSFITGAMVASALGAEIQMIVIQKREIGQWCPVCLSIAFTLLIVAGCYSVGFLRNLKQSIDNLQKEKIMQNLTKGASSIALLFVGFFIAFFGISKVNPLDAIETSIKESIVFGNKESPVDIYIFTDWACPACRQLEPELEKSIPTFLKQARLTFVDFTVHPETLNFVPYNLSFMINNKNAYLKLRHALTALSVKTGTPTEDQIEKIAHDSGVKFKLLNFADVSLGNKYFKHLGTEFGINSTPTMVIVNRTAKKGKKLYGGSQITEENVLKAIETLKTIE; translated from the coding sequence ATGTTAAAATCTGAGAAGATAAGTTTTACGATAAGTACACTAGCCATACTAGCCGGATTAATCCTAACGATAGTCTCTGCTTTACACTTGTGCTCTGAATCTTGCGCTCCAACACAAAATTATCGAATATTAGGCCTTGATTTTTCCACATTTGGTTTAATTTTTTTCCCTTTGCTGCTGGGAAGTCATTTACTTTCAAAAAACTCCCCTCTTTTGAGTTTTATTACAGGTGCCATGGTAGCTTCAGCACTGGGAGCTGAAATACAAATGATTGTAATTCAAAAACGAGAGATTGGACAATGGTGTCCTGTTTGTTTAAGCATAGCTTTTACTTTATTAATAGTCGCTGGTTGTTATAGTGTTGGTTTTTTAAGAAATTTAAAACAATCCATTGACAATTTACAAAAGGAAAAGATTATGCAAAATTTAACTAAAGGAGCTTCTTCCATCGCCTTATTATTTGTAGGTTTTTTTATAGCGTTTTTTGGAATTTCAAAAGTTAATCCACTCGATGCGATAGAAACAAGCATTAAAGAATCTATTGTATTTGGTAATAAAGAAAGTCCGGTCGATATTTATATTTTCACAGATTGGGCCTGCCCAGCTTGTAGACAATTAGAACCAGAATTGGAAAAGTCGATCCCAACATTTTTAAAACAAGCACGTTTGACTTTTGTAGATTTTACAGTCCATCCAGAAACATTAAACTTTGTTCCTTACAATCTATCTTTCATGATTAACAACAAAAATGCTTACCTTAAATTAAGACATGCTCTAACAGCCCTATCAGTTAAAACCGGAACTCCAACAGAAGATCAAATTGAAAAAATAGCCCATGATAGTGGAGTTAAATTTAAATTATTAAATTTTGCCGATGTTTCGCTTGGTAATAAATATTTTAAGCATTTAGGAACAGAATTTGGTATAAACAGTACTCCTACAATGGTTATTGTTAATCGCACAGCTAAAAAAGGAAAAAAACTCTACGGTGGTTCTCAAATTACGGAAGAGAATGTTTTAAAAGCGATTGAAACTTTAAAAACTATTGAATAG
- a CDS encoding Adenosine monophosphate-protein transferase SoFic, with translation MFDPEIPFNDLPLLPPKKNLETTLVLKSCIKANKELAKLKMSEKLIPNQAVLINSIPLLESQASSAIENIVTTTDELFEYAENFYSSTMSSATKETLRYRQALYKGYKSLQTRPLSISTICEICSTIREVDTQIRKLPGTALINDFNKKKIYTPPEGEEVLRKLLSNWQEYFHQKDETDPLIKLAIQHYQFEAIHPFTDGNGRTGRIINLLYLIEQGLLDTPVLYLSSYIIQNKKQYYENLMKITVENEWEEWILYFLEAVTETSKWTIDKILSIQHLIEESCKFIKFQAPAIYSKELVDLLFMQPYIRISNLIEMNLAKRDTASKYLKILCEIGFLEETRRGRDKLFINHRFLNLLKQK, from the coding sequence ATGTTTGATCCAGAGATTCCCTTCAATGATTTACCTCTTTTGCCTCCAAAAAAAAATTTAGAAACTACTTTAGTTCTTAAAAGCTGTATTAAAGCTAATAAAGAACTTGCAAAATTAAAAATGTCTGAAAAATTGATACCAAATCAAGCAGTCTTGATTAATAGTATTCCTCTTCTAGAATCACAAGCAAGTTCCGCTATCGAAAATATTGTTACAACTACAGACGAGCTGTTTGAGTATGCAGAAAATTTTTATTCCTCAACAATGTCTTCAGCAACAAAGGAAACTCTTAGATATAGACAAGCTTTGTATAAAGGATACAAGTCTTTGCAAACTCGTCCTTTAAGCATATCTACGATTTGTGAAATTTGTTCAACAATTAGAGAAGTAGACACTCAAATCAGGAAATTACCGGGCACTGCATTAATTAATGATTTTAACAAAAAAAAAATATATACACCACCTGAAGGAGAAGAAGTTTTACGAAAGCTTCTGAGTAATTGGCAGGAATATTTTCATCAAAAGGATGAGACAGATCCCTTAATTAAACTAGCGATTCAACATTATCAATTTGAAGCCATCCATCCTTTTACTGACGGAAATGGAAGAACTGGTAGAATTATAAATTTATTATACTTGATAGAGCAAGGGCTTCTCGACACACCCGTTCTATATTTAAGTAGTTACATTATTCAAAACAAAAAACAATATTATGAAAATCTAATGAAAATTACGGTAGAGAATGAGTGGGAGGAATGGATTCTTTATTTTTTAGAAGCTGTTACCGAAACTTCAAAATGGACTATTGATAAAATTCTCTCTATTCAACATTTGATTGAAGAATCTTGTAAATTCATCAAATTTCAAGCTCCTGCTATTTATAGTAAAGAGCTTGTCGATTTGCTTTTTATGCAACCATACATACGTATTTCAAACTTAATAGAAATGAATCTAGCAAAGAGAGATACAGCCTCTAAATATTTAAAGATTTTGTGTGAAATTGGATTTTTAGAGGAGACTAGAAGAGGAAGAGACAAGCTTTTTATTAATCATCGTTTTTTAAATCTTTTAAAGCAAAAATAA